The genomic stretch GTCGAATATACTTTGATGTTTCATCGATTCGCATCTTAAGATCACTTTTGAACATCTTCTCAAGTCGTTCCTTTTCAACTGGGTCATGCTCACCGATAGCACGATTATAGTTTTCAAGAGAAAATTTGGAATCAATTGGAATAATTTTTTCTTGAATGATTACAGCCGCATCGACAATTTCACCATTCTTAAATTTATACTGCATTTGATATGAGCCCGGTGGAAGAACGTTCTTAAGAACATTCTCAAGGAAATATTCGCCAAGAACACCACGTTGCTTTGGGTTTTTAAGTACATCTTGAAGAACCCGAAGTTCGGTTGCCACATCACTTACCCGTTTATTTCCTTCCTTCACCTCAGTGAGTTCTTTTGTAATATCCTTAATCAGTTTCTGTGACTCACCAAACTGGAACGTTACGGAGTCACGCACCACCTTTGAAGATTCACTGATTTTTGTGTCCATTGTGCGCTGGAAATCACCCATTTGGCTATTGAGAACTTTACGCATCTCACCCATCTCTTGGAGGACAATTTGCACCATTGGGGCACCTGTATCTTCATCTTCTTTCTTTGAAGACTTGATTGTTTTGTAGATAAAAAATATAGCACCCGCATTAAGCGCTAAAAAAGCAATAACTGCGATGAAAATACCGATAAGAATAGTTGGTGACATGCACGCATTATACCCGAAACCATCGTGCTATACTCCCCTCCATGACAATGCAAAACATCCAAGCAACTATCAAATCACAACTTATTGAGGCAATGCGAGCAAAAGACGCCGTACGAACCGGAGTTATCCGCGGTCTCATGAGTGCATTTACAAACGAGCTTGTAGCAAAAGGATTAACTCCTCAGACTCCCCTTCCTGATGAAGATGCACTTCGTGTTATCGAACGTGCAGCAAAACAAAGAAAAGACTCAATACAACAGTTTATCGACGGTGGACGACCAGAACTTGCTGATACGGAAAAAGCAGAACTCGATATTATCGAAACATACCTCCCTGAGATGATGTCTCAAGATGAGATTCGTGTTGTTGCAGAAGCAAAGAAAGCAGAACTCGGAATTACTGATAAATCAAAGGCAGGGCAATTTACAGGAATGCTCATGAAAGAGCTAAAAGGAAAAGCTCGAGGAGACGACGTGAAATCTGTCGTAGACCAACTGCTTGCATAAAAAATCTTGCAATAAAAAACCCGGCCACATGCGCCGGGGAAACAACCCTTGTTTTATTTAGAGATTCGCAGCAATCGTTGGCTGCAGGGTTATCTCTATCCTTCTTTCTTAATATCAGTACGTCCCTGAACCTTCATTATTAATGGAACGCACCTCACTCGAAAAGGTAAAGGAGTGTGCCCAATGACATCTCAGCTTGGTACCGGCCGATACCTTGCCAAAACCGGGATAACCTCTCGAGAAACTTACAAATTTTATTATACTATATCAGTTTTAATTGTCAACTACTAGTGTGCGTGTCCTCCGTGTGCATGCACATGCGAATGTTGTTCAGAAGCAGCTTCAACTGACGCGATTTCTTTCTTTACCGTCTCTGAATTTTTTGGTCCTACTGGCATTTTAATGAGTAGCCACACAGCGATAAGCGTTGTAAGTGGTACAGCAAGCACAAGACCAATACCGCCTAGCATTGTTCGTACTACTTCCGTTGCAAATACTTCCCTGTTAAGTGTAAATCCGAGGGACGACTCTGAAGTTGAGATGAGTAACAATAGCGGAAGCGACGCACCGGCATACGCAATGGCGAGTGTGTTAACGAGCGCACCAATGTGTTCTCGTCCCATACGTATTGCTCGCGCATAAATTACGTTACGTGGAACGTGAGGACCAATTCGATGCAACTCTTCAACAGCAAGAGACTGTCCAATTGCAACATCATAGAGAGCTCCAAGGAGACCAATCAATATTCCACCAAGAAGTAGCCCTTGGAAATCAATAATGCCTCCGGTATTAAAGTTTAGATACACCGCTTCATCAGAATCAAATCCTGAAAGCGAAGTAACATCTACGCTAAACGCAGTGAGAAACCCAACAGCAACGACCGTAAGCACCATTCCTAACACTGCTGATGTTGTCATCTTACTTATCCCATGTGTCACATATGATCCGACGATGATAATAATTGCTGAGACGGCTACACTCACCAACACAGGTGAATATCCAGCAAGTACTCCTGGGAACAACACGTACACAATCAAGAGCAAGCTTCCAGCAAGTGTGATCAGTCCTCGTAACCCTTGCATTCCGCCAAAAAAGAGTACTGCTGCTATAAAGAGAACTGTAAAGAATACAAGCCATGGCAGACGATACGGTTCAGCGATAGACCAGTATTCATTTCCTTCAAACTGACTTATCGTATGTGTGAGATATATTTTCTGTCCAACTTCTACAATTAAGCGATCGTTTTCAAACGTAATTACTTTTCCAACATTCTCTCCATCTAACAACCTCACTTCAATAGTTTGAATTCTTGCAGTTACAGGAGTATCAGCAATGGTTTCAGTTCGTTCTTCAAGAATCCGTACCACTTCCCCTTTACGGTGCTCAAAAGAGTCTTGGACCAGAACAGCATCACCTGCGTTTACGACACCAGAAGTGAGGAAGGGTGCTAATAAAAATATTAGTGAGAATACTGAAATATGAAGAATTTTTCTCATGCGCAAAGTCTAGCATATTGATAAATCGCCGTTTTCGATTAGAATGGCAATGTCCGGCGCTATCGTCTAACGGTTAGGACGAGGGCTTCTCAAGCCCTAAATCGGGGTTCGATTCCCCGTAGCGTCACATATATTGACATTATTAAAGATTAGTGTTATTTTTAAAATGGATCGAAAGCTACATTTTGCACGAAAGGATACATCATGCGGAAAAAGCAAATAGCACCTTTAACATCTACCAGACCAACAATTGAAACGTCATGTCCTGGTATTGGACTAATGCGCTATGCTTACACAGAGGAGAAAGAGCGGAGCGACATCTCCACAATTGAAGAGGCACGAAAAAATGGCAACGTCTGTAAAGATGCACTCCATCTTTACAGCAATCTACAAAGGACAGCCGCACATCTAAAGATCTGCTTCACAGAAGAAGAGGCTCAAGGGATGGAGTTAAAGTTCCATCTTCAAGAGATGTGCAATGCGTCCACAACCCATCACTTGCTCTCTGAGTGTGCTGAAGTATGTCAAGGAGCTATTCCTAACCAACTGAGAGCAGATGAATGGGCACAGTGGCATCCATACCGCAGTAGGACATTTCTGTTACCAGACAAGAAGAAGTTAAGTCTTCTTGGTGAGACTGAATCATCGGTTAGACAAAAATTCCTAGATTGCATCGCAGGGATCTCAGAGGCACTTGTCCGTAAACTACGAAATAATTTCGAAAAGGAGGACTGCACGGACATTCTCACCAGCCTCAAAGAAGCAATCATGATTTCAGGAAAGGGTTGGTCTTCATTTGGTATTACTCCAGCCGAAGCGATAGACCTAACTCAGAAATCAATCATGTTCACGACAAAACGTCTTGTGCAAAATGCATGTGCCAAGAAAAATTTGGCTGATCTTTTAAAAGCCCTAAACCTACGCAAGGAATGGGGGTTCAGCTGGTCAGACATTGGAATCACACCGCAGGAAGCATACCGGGTAATAACTGATATGTATATCCGATCACTTGAAATACCCGAACTAATTGAAGAGCTACAACTTCTTCCCCGGCTGTAAATCCCAATTATGCGACTTAACAACCCCAAACCGAAAGGAATGGGGTTTTGTTTTACTTTAATTCGTAATAAGACATTAAATATAAAATGACTTGGTTCCAATTCCATCCCACTTGGGTCACAACAGAAAGAGTTACCCTAAATACAAAGAAGCCCACAACCTTTCGGTGTGGGCTTCAAATTGAAATGTTCAAAGGTGTCCTTAGAGCAGGACAACGAACGGCCTTCCGTTGACTTTGACCACTGTCGTTCGACATGTGGTACGTGTGGACGGACGAACGTTCAAGCGAAGGTTTCTTCCGCGGGCAAGCTTGTGGCTACCTGCTGAAGCAAAACACCAACGCGATTTGGAACTTGATGAGGACATGGGTCCCTCGTGTAAAAAGAACGATACCGGTAGCGGATAACCAACCCTGGTACACCGTACTCCACCTGTATCTGATATATATTATATAACTTTTTAGACCACTGTCAAGTACCCGAATGTATGGCCTTATTCCTTGCTTTTCCAGACTGAATCTTGCCGCACAAGTAACTCACTCGCCTGTTCTGGTTGATCCATGACTTCTAGGACTGCTCGCTCCATACGCATACTTTGAGAGCCTTTTATGAGTACAACATCACCTGCTTCAATGATAGTTTCTACAAACTTCCCCGCTTTCTTAGAATCTTCATACTGAAAAATGTGTGTCTCTGCCATTCCGTGCTCAAGTGCTCCTCGTGCAATTTCTCGCGCTCTAATTCCAACCGTAACAAGTACATGTGCAGCACGTGCAACTTTTTCACCAACTGCATAGTGAGCTCCGGGCGAGTGCGCACCGAGCTCCATCATGTCACCAAGCACAACAATCTTCTTTCCTTCTGCATGGACTGATTTCAAAGCTTGTAGCGCTTCTTGGACAGCAATCGGTGATGAGTTATATGTGTCATCGATAATTACAGAATCTTTAATGCCATCGATAAGACGCATACGTCCACGACTGGGTGTTGTTGTAGCGAGCGCCTTTATTGCATCAACAAGAGAAATGTCAAATGTCTGCGCGACCGCAATAGCAGCAAGTCCTGAAAATGATCGGTGTGTTCCGATTGTTCCTGGGAGTGTCAGTGTGTACTCGGTTCCCATTCCACCTCCGGCTACAAAGCGCGCCTCTTCACCGATAGGAAACTTTGTTTTTTGCTTTCCACTGCTACTTTCTGCGTACATTGGCTTTGATCCTAGGAGTTGAATATCTGCGCCTGATTTTTTTCCATAGGTAATGAGCTTTTGGTTTTCAGCCATTACATCTTTTGCTGACATTGAAAATATACTGTCCGCGTCAACAATGAGGGTTCCGCCAGATTTAAGTGCTTTTGCAAGTTCAATTTTCTCAGCTGCAAGTGACGCAGCGTCTGGAAAGAATTCAACGTGTACGGGAATTTCAGGAATGTGAGTAATGACAGTCACATCAGGTGTGAGCCATGTACCAATATTTTTAATATCCCCTGGATGATCTGCACCAACCTCAACGACAATGATTTCAGGATATTCATTAGAAAAGAAAGCGATCTTGAAGCCCACGATAATATTCCACAGCCACCCAATAGGATTTGCCCATGCATTTGGAAGTCCCAAAATAGTGAGTGGTACTCCAATTTCTGAGTTGAAACTCTTATCGCTTTTTCGTGCGTGATACTTTGTTGAAATCACCGCATAAATTGCGTCTTTTGCAGATGTCTTTCCAACATTACCGGTTACTGCAATTATCTTAGGCTTCTTTCTCTTAAGAAGAATTGCTGACTCTTTAGATAGTATCTGGGTGACAACGCGCTTAAAGTATTCTTTCATGTGGCTATAATACCAAAGCTATTAGCGATCTGGGGGTATTTCGTAATAATTGATCAAATACTGTGCAATGGTGTGGAATGGGTATGACAGTGTGTGTGAGGCATAGTCTTCTCCTTGAGGCTCAAGGGTATACATGAATACGAGGAATTTAGGGTCATACGCTGGGAAATATCCAAAGAATGAGTGGAGATATCGGTCGTCATAGTATCCTCCTCCTGGCTTGGCAATTTGAGCTGTTCCGGTCTTTGCAGCAATGCTATACCCCGGGATTACCACTTCTCCACCCAACAATGCTTTATCCACCACCGTCGTCAACATAGAAGAGATTTTACGAGACGTTTCAGCAGAAAATACTCGTTGCTTTTCTGTATACGTTGGAGTTTTTGTCGTGCCTGATGTGTATTCAATTCGCTTCACAACATGCGGTGTGATTAGTTCTCCACCATTTCCAAGCGCAGAAAGTGCTCGGACAAGAGAAACTGGTGTAACGGCAATACCTTGTCCGAATGACGCTGTTGCATAGTTAACATCTTCACGAGTTCGAAGGTTCTGTGCCAAGTTTCTTCCTTCGTGTGGAAGATCAATTCCAGAGTAGCTATCAAGCCCAAGCGCAAAGAAATAATCTGCAAAACGCTTGTTGCCGAGTTTTGTTGCGATATACGACACACCAGTGTTGAGAGACTGGTTTAGAACTTCTTGCATTGAAACTTCTCCGCGAGCACGTTTGTCGTAGTTATAAATAGTTCGTCCGTTTAAGGTAAGTGATCCGGCATCAAAATATGTTGAGGTTGGTTCAATGACCCCAGCATCAAGTCCTGCTGCAACAGTAAGTGGCTTAATAATCGATCCCATTTCGTACACATTTTGTACGTTTGGATTGGTAAATACTGCAGCATCATCGACAGTTTGGAATGTGTTTGGATCGAAATTAGGAACGGCTCCCATTGCGTATATTTCCCCGTTTTGTGGATTAATAATGATTCCTCCCGTTAATTTTGCATTATATTTTTCTTGTACTCCTTCAAGTTCTCGTTCAAACAGCAATTGAACGTTTGGTTCGATAGTTGAAACAACATCACCTTCACCACC from Candidatus Paceibacterota bacterium encodes the following:
- the murF gene encoding UDP-N-acetylmuramoyl-tripeptide--D-alanyl-D-alanine ligase; protein product: MKEYFKRVVTQILSKESAILLKRKKPKIIAVTGNVGKTSAKDAIYAVISTKYHARKSDKSFNSEIGVPLTILGLPNAWANPIGWLWNIIVGFKIAFFSNEYPEIIVVEVGADHPGDIKNIGTWLTPDVTVITHIPEIPVHVEFFPDAASLAAEKIELAKALKSGGTLIVDADSIFSMSAKDVMAENQKLITYGKKSGADIQLLGSKPMYAESSSGKQKTKFPIGEEARFVAGGGMGTEYTLTLPGTIGTHRSFSGLAAIAVAQTFDISLVDAIKALATTTPSRGRMRLIDGIKDSVIIDDTYNSSPIAVQEALQALKSVHAEGKKIVVLGDMMELGAHSPGAHYAVGEKVARAAHVLVTVGIRAREIARGALEHGMAETHIFQYEDSKKAGKFVETIIEAGDVVLIKGSQSMRMERAVLEVMDQPEQASELLVRQDSVWKSKE
- a CDS encoding penicillin-binding protein 2, with protein sequence MKGSKDEFRWRVRLIAFGFLLFSGVLIARLYSLQIVNAEAFRERADRQYTNPDQKIFDRGSIYFTTKDGEKFSAAALQTGYTLAINPGLITDEEGTYDKLNAIYPLDREIFMKKADKKEDPYEEIGKRITKEAGAELEALNLPGVRLFTERWRTYPGNTLASHALGFLGYDGDDFGGRYGLERQFEDILGRGTKNVYSNFFAEVFSNINKKITYSSGGEGDVVSTIEPNVQLLFERELEGVQEKYNAKLTGGIIINPQNGEIYAMGAVPNFDPNTFQTVDDAAVFTNPNVQNVYEMGSIIKPLTVAAGLDAGVIEPTSTYFDAGSLTLNGRTIYNYDKRARGEVSMQEVLNQSLNTGVSYIATKLGNKRFADYFFALGLDSYSGIDLPHEGRNLAQNLRTREDVNYATASFGQGIAVTPVSLVRALSALGNGGELITPHVVKRIEYTSGTTKTPTYTEKQRVFSAETSRKISSMLTTVVDKALLGGEVVIPGYSIAAKTGTAQIAKPGGGYYDDRYLHSFFGYFPAYDPKFLVFMYTLEPQGEDYASHTLSYPFHTIAQYLINYYEIPPDR
- a CDS encoding YibE/F family protein, giving the protein MRKILHISVFSLIFLLAPFLTSGVVNAGDAVLVQDSFEHRKGEVVRILEERTETIADTPVTARIQTIEVRLLDGENVGKVITFENDRLIVEVGQKIYLTHTISQFEGNEYWSIAEPYRLPWLVFFTVLFIAAVLFFGGMQGLRGLITLAGSLLLIVYVLFPGVLAGYSPVLVSVAVSAIIIIVGSYVTHGISKMTTSAVLGMVLTVVAVGFLTAFSVDVTSLSGFDSDEAVYLNFNTGGIIDFQGLLLGGILIGLLGALYDVAIGQSLAVEELHRIGPHVPRNVIYARAIRMGREHIGALVNTLAIAYAGASLPLLLLISTSESSLGFTLNREVFATEVVRTMLGGIGLVLAVPLTTLIAVWLLIKMPVGPKNSETVKKEIASVEAASEQHSHVHAHGGHAH
- a CDS encoding GatB/YqeY domain-containing protein; amino-acid sequence: MTMQNIQATIKSQLIEAMRAKDAVRTGVIRGLMSAFTNELVAKGLTPQTPLPDEDALRVIERAAKQRKDSIQQFIDGGRPELADTEKAELDIIETYLPEMMSQDEIRVVAEAKKAELGITDKSKAGQFTGMLMKELKGKARGDDVKSVVDQLLA
- a CDS encoding DNA recombination protein RmuC, with product MSPTILIGIFIAVIAFLALNAGAIFFIYKTIKSSKKEDEDTGAPMVQIVLQEMGEMRKVLNSQMGDFQRTMDTKISESSKVVRDSVTFQFGESQKLIKDITKELTEVKEGNKRVSDVATELRVLQDVLKNPKQRGVLGEYFLENVLKNVLPPGSYQMQYKFKNGEIVDAAVIIQEKIIPIDSKFSLENYNRAIGEHDPVEKERLEKMFKSDLKMRIDETSKYIRPDENTMDFAFMFIPSEGIYYDLLINKVGSLKINTEDLINYAFREKRVIIVSPTSFLAYLQTVMQGLKALKIEESAKQIAIHVGELAKHLKAFEQYHEKLGNSLGTVVNHYTSSAKEFKKIDKDVMRITGDKYELAAALPLIDKPIEFDGEE